The following are encoded together in the Nocardioides okcheonensis genome:
- a CDS encoding DUF2550 domain-containing protein, with product MPVWEWLLDIVGVCLLLALLYGISLIVRRRLLARHGGTFELSFRVRTEHPGRGWLLGIGRYSGQSLEWFRIFSLSPRPKRVWARDLLEYSGRRAPAGPEEMSLYDGHVVASCHYDGHPLEIAMSESALTGFQSWLESGPPGTDWDRR from the coding sequence ATGCCGGTCTGGGAGTGGTTGCTCGACATCGTCGGGGTCTGCCTCCTCCTCGCCCTGCTCTACGGCATCTCGCTCATCGTCCGGCGCCGGCTCCTGGCCCGTCACGGTGGCACCTTCGAGCTCAGCTTCCGGGTCCGGACCGAGCACCCCGGCCGCGGCTGGCTGCTCGGCATCGGTCGCTACTCCGGCCAGTCGCTCGAGTGGTTCCGGATCTTCTCGCTCTCCCCGCGGCCCAAGCGGGTCTGGGCGCGCGACCTGCTGGAGTACTCCGGGCGCCGCGCCCCGGCCGGTCCGGAGGAGATGTCGCTCTACGACGGCCACGTCGTGGCGTCGTGCCACTACGACGGCCACCCGCTCGAGATCGCGATGAGCGAGTCCGCCCTCACCGGCTTCCAGTCCTGGCTGGAGTCCGGACCGCCCGGCACCGACTGGGACCGGCGCTAG
- the atpD gene encoding F0F1 ATP synthase subunit beta yields MTATVEETTTRGGAVGRIARVIGPVVDIEFPTDSMPPIYNALTCDFQLSGETKSIILEVAQHIGDGMVRAISMKPTDGLVRGGQVTDTGESITVPVGDATLGKVFNTTGDVLNLAEGESFEPAERWGIHRKAPAFDQLESKTQMFETGIKVIDLLTPYVQGGKIGLFGGAGVGKTVLIQEMIARVAKDHGGVSVFAGVGERTREGNDLIVEMEEAGVLGQTALVFGQMDEPPGTRLRVALSALTMAEYFRDVQKQDVLLFIDNIFRFTQAGSEVSTLLGRMPSAVGYQPNLADEMGQLQERITSTRGHSITSLQAIYVPADDYTDPAPATTFAHLDATTELSREIASLGIYPAVDPLTSTSRILDPQYIGDEHYRCAVRIKQILQRNKELQDIIAILGVDELSEEDKIIVSRARRIQRFLSQNTYVAKQFTGIEGSTVPVADTIEAFNKIADGEYDHVAEQAFFMCGGLDDVEQKWAEIQKSL; encoded by the coding sequence ATGACTGCCACTGTTGAAGAGACGACCACCCGCGGCGGCGCCGTCGGGCGTATCGCCCGGGTCATCGGCCCGGTCGTGGACATCGAGTTCCCGACCGACTCGATGCCCCCGATCTACAACGCCCTGACCTGCGACTTCCAGCTCAGCGGCGAGACCAAGTCGATCATCCTCGAGGTCGCCCAGCACATCGGCGACGGTATGGTCCGCGCCATCTCGATGAAGCCGACCGACGGCCTGGTCCGTGGCGGCCAGGTCACCGACACCGGCGAGTCGATCACGGTGCCCGTGGGCGACGCGACGCTCGGCAAGGTGTTCAACACCACCGGCGACGTGCTCAACCTCGCCGAGGGCGAGTCCTTCGAGCCGGCCGAGCGCTGGGGCATCCACCGCAAGGCGCCCGCGTTCGACCAGCTCGAGTCGAAGACTCAGATGTTCGAGACCGGCATCAAGGTCATCGACCTGCTCACCCCCTACGTCCAGGGCGGCAAGATCGGCCTGTTCGGTGGTGCCGGCGTCGGCAAGACGGTGCTCATCCAGGAGATGATCGCCCGTGTCGCCAAGGACCACGGTGGTGTGTCGGTGTTCGCCGGTGTCGGCGAGCGCACCCGTGAGGGCAACGACCTCATCGTCGAGATGGAGGAGGCCGGCGTCCTCGGCCAGACCGCCCTCGTCTTCGGCCAGATGGACGAGCCGCCGGGCACCCGCCTGCGCGTCGCCCTGTCGGCCCTGACCATGGCGGAGTACTTCCGCGACGTGCAGAAGCAGGACGTGCTGCTCTTCATCGACAACATCTTCCGCTTCACCCAGGCCGGCTCCGAGGTCTCCACGCTGCTCGGCCGGATGCCGTCCGCGGTGGGCTACCAGCCCAACCTGGCCGACGAGATGGGTCAGCTGCAGGAGCGCATCACCTCGACGCGTGGTCACTCGATCACGTCGCTCCAGGCGATCTACGTCCCCGCCGACGACTACACCGACCCGGCTCCGGCGACCACGTTCGCGCACCTCGACGCCACCACCGAGCTCTCGCGAGAGATCGCCTCGCTCGGCATCTACCCGGCGGTGGACCCGCTGACGTCGACCTCGCGCATCCTCGACCCGCAGTACATCGGCGACGAGCACTACCGCTGCGCGGTCCGGATCAAGCAGATCCTCCAGCGCAACAAGGAGCTCCAGGACATCATCGCGATCCTCGGTGTCGACGAGCTCTCGGAGGAGGACAAGATCATCGTGTCCCGCGCCCGTCGCATCCAGCGCTTCCTGTCGCAGAACACCTACGTCGCCAAGCAGTTCACCGGCATCGAGGGCTCGACCGTGCCGGTGGCCGACACCATCGAGGCGTTCAACAAGATCGCGGACGGCGAGTACGACCACGTGGCCGAGCAGGCCTTCTTCATGTGCGGCGGTCTGGACGACGTCGAGCAGAAGTGGGCCGAGATCCAGAAGAGCCTCTGA
- a CDS encoding LacI family DNA-binding transcriptional regulator, translating to MAGSTRAPTLADVADAAGVSLSTASLTFSGNKPVAAGTRERVLAAAAALGYAGPNPLARNLRQGRSGVVGVAVGPLSAAFRDPAALPLFDAMSEVLGAAGQGLLLMGDEEAHARLPLDAVIFDICGRETWAPYADLVAREVPLVVVEGPSWPGTTYVDIEHRTGTAALAAHLHDLGHRRVATLTLEPSHPQREREAGLRDVFADVTVVGACASDLATAQQVVGAWLDTGPEATALVCQSDVQAAGAVLEARRRGLVVPDDLSVAGFDGVATPWLDVELTTVVQPIAEKGRAAARAALARAAGEPADDVLLPVQLRVGGSTGPRRPAGGA from the coding sequence ATGGCGGGATCAACTCGTGCACCGACGCTCGCGGACGTCGCCGACGCCGCGGGGGTCTCGCTGTCGACCGCGTCGCTGACCTTCTCCGGCAACAAGCCGGTCGCCGCCGGCACCCGCGAGCGCGTGCTGGCGGCCGCGGCCGCGCTCGGCTACGCCGGCCCCAACCCGCTCGCCCGAAACCTGCGCCAGGGCCGCAGCGGCGTGGTCGGCGTGGCGGTGGGACCGCTCAGCGCCGCGTTCCGCGACCCGGCCGCCCTCCCCCTCTTCGACGCGATGTCGGAGGTGCTGGGCGCCGCCGGCCAGGGACTGCTGCTGATGGGCGACGAGGAGGCCCACGCGCGGCTGCCGCTCGACGCCGTCATCTTCGACATCTGCGGCCGAGAGACCTGGGCGCCGTACGCCGACCTGGTCGCGCGCGAGGTCCCGCTGGTGGTCGTCGAGGGCCCGTCGTGGCCCGGCACCACCTACGTCGACATCGAGCACCGGACGGGCACCGCCGCGCTGGCGGCCCACCTCCACGACCTCGGCCACCGGCGGGTGGCCACGCTCACCCTCGAGCCCTCGCACCCGCAGCGCGAGCGCGAGGCGGGCCTGCGCGACGTCTTCGCTGACGTGACCGTGGTCGGCGCCTGCGCCAGCGACCTCGCCACCGCGCAGCAGGTCGTCGGCGCCTGGCTGGACACCGGGCCGGAGGCCACCGCGCTGGTGTGCCAGAGCGACGTCCAGGCCGCCGGCGCGGTGCTCGAGGCGCGGCGCCGCGGGCTGGTGGTCCCGGACGACCTCAGCGTCGCGGGCTTCGACGGGGTCGCCACGCCGTGGCTCGACGTCGAGCTGACCACGGTCGTGCAGCCGATCGCGGAGAAGGGCCGGGCCGCGGCCCGCGCAGCGCTGGCCCGCGCCGCCGGCGAGCCCGCCGACGACGTGCTGCTGCCGGTGCAGCTGCGGGTCGGCGGCTCGACCGGCCCCCGTCGCCCGGCCGGCGGTGCGTGA
- a CDS encoding F0F1 ATP synthase subunit epsilon, with protein sequence MAGTTDKVLQVELVAADRLVWSGQATMVIARTTEGDVGILPNHAPLLSSIIEGVVDVQTVEGETWIAAVDAGFLSVADNRVSILSERAEMSHEIDLEQARAELERCQQAGENDDEAQEKVRRAEARVRAAERAS encoded by the coding sequence ATGGCCGGCACCACCGACAAGGTCCTCCAGGTCGAGCTGGTCGCTGCCGACCGGCTCGTCTGGTCGGGCCAGGCCACCATGGTCATCGCCCGCACCACCGAGGGCGACGTCGGCATCCTGCCGAACCACGCGCCGCTGCTGTCCTCGATCATCGAGGGCGTGGTGGACGTGCAGACCGTCGAGGGGGAGACCTGGATCGCGGCGGTCGACGCCGGCTTCCTGTCGGTGGCCGACAACCGCGTCTCGATCCTCTCCGAGCGGGCCGAGATGTCGCACGAGATCGACCTGGAGCAGGCACGGGCCGAGCTCGAGCGCTGCCAGCAGGCCGGCGAGAACGACGACGAGGCGCAGGAGAAGGTCCGCCGCGCCGAGGCACGCGTGCGTGCCGCGGAGCGGGCCTCCTGA
- a CDS encoding F0F1 ATP synthase subunit gamma yields MALSVREYRARIRSTESMKKITRAMELIAASRIIKAQQRAQAAAPYARELTRAVSAVATFSNVDHALTTEPENPKKAAVLIVTSDRGLAGAYSSSVLKEAERLVEKLKGEGKDVDLYTSGRKGEAYFKFRQRAVVKSWTGFSDQPTYDVAAEIGATLIEAFLADADVEKTAVDEVHVVYTRFRSMLSQEPTAVRLLPLEVVEGTEPPEQGDLLPLYEFEPSPSEVLDSLLPRYVQSRIFFALLQAAASELAARQKAMKSATDNADELIKKYKRIANQARQAGITQEISEIVGGVNALADAQAGSE; encoded by the coding sequence ATGGCTCTCTCGGTACGCGAGTACCGCGCGCGGATCAGGTCGACGGAGTCGATGAAGAAGATCACGCGTGCCATGGAGCTCATCGCGGCGTCCCGCATCATCAAGGCGCAGCAGCGGGCCCAGGCGGCAGCGCCGTACGCCCGTGAGCTCACCCGCGCGGTGTCGGCCGTGGCGACGTTCTCCAACGTCGACCACGCGCTGACCACCGAGCCGGAGAACCCGAAGAAGGCCGCGGTCCTCATCGTCACCTCCGACCGCGGTCTGGCGGGTGCCTACTCCTCGAGCGTGCTCAAGGAGGCCGAGCGCCTCGTGGAGAAGCTCAAGGGCGAGGGCAAGGACGTCGACCTCTACACCAGCGGTCGCAAGGGCGAGGCCTACTTCAAGTTCCGCCAGCGCGCCGTGGTGAAGTCCTGGACCGGGTTCTCCGACCAGCCGACCTACGACGTGGCGGCCGAGATCGGCGCCACGCTGATCGAGGCGTTCCTCGCCGACGCCGACGTCGAGAAGACGGCGGTCGACGAGGTCCACGTGGTCTACACCCGGTTCCGGTCGATGCTCAGCCAGGAGCCCACCGCGGTGCGGCTCCTCCCGCTGGAGGTCGTCGAGGGCACCGAGCCTCCCGAGCAGGGCGACCTGCTGCCGCTCTACGAGTTCGAGCCGTCCCCCTCGGAGGTGCTCGACTCCCTGCTCCCGCGCTACGTCCAGAGCCGGATCTTCTTCGCCCTGCTGCAGGCGGCTGCCTCCGAGCTGGCCGCCCGGCAGAAGGCGATGAAGTCCGCCACGGACAACGCCGACGAGCTCATCAAGAAGTACAAGCGCATCGCCAACCAGGCCCGCCAGGCTGGCATTACCCAGGAAATCAGCGAGATCGTCGGTGGCGTCAACGCCCTTGCCGACGCACAAGCCGGGAGTGAGTGA